The Micromonospora sediminicola genome contains a region encoding:
- a CDS encoding CDP-glycerol glycerophosphotransferase family protein has translation MRGDLVRKLLARVLTTGLAVLAFLVVALTGATGWGLALAGAALAATAWERRVRPSADGLAETVLVAAGILVGYARRLDDGFDPALAAAALVLLGLVLLVGPLRQAGALEIRAANLPVRTWTPVVAARLGDALLVLLAVVALAAALTMPAWTALAAALLVGAGCGAVALDLARRRFRPPAGGGPVGRALRRHQPEFVLHFSAPPGSEYQVTMWLPYLERIGRPFLVVLREPELLPTVAAATRAPVVLCPTLEALDEALVPSLRVAFYVNHGAKNAHVIRFNQLTHVQLHHGDSDKAPSANPVSAIFDKIFVAGQAAIDRYARAGVDIPADKFVVVGRPQVEAIEVRREPVLASAHPTVLYTPTWTGHHADANYCSLPVAETLIRRLLDRGATVILRAHPYTDKNPASARQLARLTELLAADRARTGRSHLWGAAAARELTLTECVNRADALVSDVSGVISDWLYSGKPYAVTDTGADGEHFVERFPLAASGYVLRRDMSNVDEVLGALLDTDPKAAERWAARTRYLGDFPADRYAETFLAAARRELEPDWAVPVPRAAV, from the coding sequence ATGCGTGGTGACCTGGTTCGCAAGCTGCTCGCCCGGGTGCTGACCACCGGGCTGGCGGTGCTGGCCTTCCTCGTCGTGGCGCTCACCGGCGCCACCGGCTGGGGTCTGGCCCTGGCCGGCGCGGCACTCGCCGCCACCGCCTGGGAGCGCCGGGTGCGGCCGTCCGCCGACGGCCTCGCCGAGACGGTGCTCGTCGCCGCCGGCATCCTGGTCGGCTACGCCCGGCGCCTCGACGACGGCTTCGACCCCGCGCTGGCCGCCGCCGCGCTGGTGCTGCTCGGCCTGGTGCTGCTGGTCGGACCGCTGCGCCAGGCCGGCGCGCTGGAGATCCGGGCGGCGAACCTCCCGGTCCGCACCTGGACGCCAGTGGTCGCCGCCCGGCTCGGCGACGCGCTGCTGGTGCTGCTCGCCGTGGTGGCGCTCGCCGCCGCCCTGACGATGCCGGCCTGGACGGCGTTGGCCGCCGCGCTGCTGGTCGGCGCCGGCTGCGGAGCGGTCGCGTTGGACCTCGCCCGGCGCCGGTTCCGCCCGCCTGCCGGCGGTGGGCCGGTCGGCCGGGCGTTGCGCCGCCACCAACCCGAGTTCGTGCTGCACTTCTCCGCGCCGCCCGGCTCGGAGTACCAGGTCACCATGTGGCTGCCGTACCTGGAACGGATCGGCCGCCCGTTCCTGGTGGTGCTGCGCGAACCGGAGCTCCTGCCCACGGTGGCCGCCGCGACCCGCGCCCCGGTGGTCCTCTGCCCCACGCTGGAGGCGCTGGACGAGGCGCTGGTGCCCAGCCTGCGGGTGGCGTTCTACGTCAACCACGGCGCGAAGAACGCCCACGTGATCCGGTTCAACCAGCTCACCCATGTGCAGCTGCACCACGGCGACAGCGACAAGGCCCCCAGCGCCAACCCGGTGTCGGCGATCTTCGACAAGATCTTCGTGGCCGGGCAGGCGGCGATCGACCGGTACGCCCGGGCCGGGGTGGACATCCCCGCCGACAAGTTCGTCGTGGTCGGCCGCCCCCAGGTCGAGGCCATCGAGGTACGCCGGGAGCCGGTCCTCGCCTCCGCGCACCCGACCGTCCTCTACACCCCCACCTGGACCGGACACCACGCCGACGCGAACTACTGCTCGCTGCCGGTGGCCGAGACGCTGATCCGCCGGCTGCTCGACCGGGGGGCGACGGTGATCCTGCGCGCCCACCCGTACACCGACAAGAACCCCGCCTCGGCGCGGCAGCTCGCCCGGCTCACCGAACTGCTCGCCGCCGACCGGGCGCGGACCGGCCGGTCCCACCTGTGGGGCGCGGCGGCGGCCCGGGAGCTGACGCTGACCGAGTGCGTCAACCGCGCCGACGCGCTGGTCTCGGACGTCTCCGGGGTCATCTCCGACTGGCTCTACTCCGGCAAGCCGTACGCGGTCACCGACACCGGCGCCGACGGGGAGCACTTCGTCGAGCGGTTCCCGCTGGCCGCCTCCGGCTACGTGCTGCGTCGCGACATGTCCAACGTGGACGAGGTGCTGGGCGCGCTGCTCGACACCGACCCGAAGGCCGCGGAGCGGTGGGCGGCCCGCACCCGCTACCTCGGCGACTTCCCGGCCGACCGGTACGCCGAGACGTTCCTCGCCGCCGCCCGCCGCGAGCTGGAGCCCGACTGGGCCGTGCCGGTCCCCCGCGCCGCCGTCTGA